The following proteins are encoded in a genomic region of Paenibacillus sp. FSL H3-0469:
- a CDS encoding LacI family DNA-binding transcriptional regulator: MKKLTIEDVAQKAGVSKSTVSQFLNKRFKYMSEATKNRIAEVIDELNYQPNGLARSLKQNRTHMVGIIVANIDYSLSIQCIRAIENELQRHGIQVIICNSDENADKENTYVETLVARQVDGLIIFPAGDQPAPYTRLIEAEYPLVFMDRLVDGITTQSLLLDNEMAVKTAIRELTTQGHEAIAILSLPLGVHAITPRKERMSGYKKAMEEAGLPLLDSYMRSVSREDIASAMDELLQLPQPPTALLAANDLVLGEILKYANRNAISIPSQLSVIGIDDAEFARIYNPDITTIRQPAYEMGMQAAKIMLSLINDTDGAIPITYRFPPSLQQGDSVQPPAKPE; this comes from the coding sequence ATGAAGAAGCTGACTATTGAGGATGTGGCCCAGAAAGCGGGCGTATCGAAAAGCACAGTCTCGCAATTTTTGAATAAACGGTTCAAGTATATGAGTGAGGCGACCAAAAACCGCATTGCCGAGGTTATCGATGAGCTGAACTACCAGCCCAACGGGCTTGCCCGCAGCCTCAAGCAGAACCGCACGCATATGGTTGGCATTATTGTAGCCAATATAGATTATTCACTGTCCATTCAGTGCATCCGGGCGATTGAGAATGAGCTGCAGCGCCACGGCATCCAGGTGATTATCTGCAACTCGGATGAGAATGCGGACAAGGAGAATACCTATGTAGAGACGCTGGTTGCCCGTCAGGTGGATGGCCTGATTATTTTCCCGGCGGGAGATCAGCCTGCGCCTTACACCCGATTAATTGAAGCAGAATATCCGCTGGTCTTCATGGACCGGCTGGTTGACGGCATTACGACCCAGAGCCTGCTGCTGGATAATGAAATGGCGGTGAAGACTGCTATCCGGGAGCTGACCACCCAAGGCCATGAAGCGATTGCAATTCTATCCCTGCCGCTTGGCGTACATGCGATTACCCCGCGCAAAGAGCGGATGAGCGGTTACAAAAAAGCGATGGAGGAAGCAGGTCTGCCGCTGCTAGATTCGTATATGCGTAGTGTGTCGCGCGAAGATATCGCTTCCGCAATGGATGAGTTGTTACAGCTGCCCCAGCCGCCGACCGCGCTGCTTGCCGCCAATGATCTGGTGCTGGGCGAGATTCTTAAATATGCGAACCGCAACGCTATCTCCATCCCCAGCCAATTGTCAGTGATCGGCATTGACGATGCAGAATTCGCCCGGATCTATAATCCCGATATTACTACGATCCGCCAGCCCGCCTACGAGATGGGGATGCAGGCAGCGAAGATCATGCTCTCTTTGATCAACGACACGGACGGCGCGATCCCCATCACCTACAGATTCCCGCCTTCCTTGCAGCAAGGCGATTCGGTGCAGCCTCCGGCTAAGCCGGAATAG
- a CDS encoding sigma-70 family RNA polymerase sigma factor — MQSKELTYSMTCASSVSLREMMETYGQDVWNYAFFLTRSREQANDISQEVFLKAYKSIGKYRGQSTLKTWLLTITRNTAFSLRKSSFWRRFVPLGSHQDKGGVLSAEQEAIGNQYANRIWEIIMELPDKYREVLVLDIQQDLSVAELSALLGIAQGTVKSRLGRARMKVRAAMKEEDQ, encoded by the coding sequence ATGCAGAGTAAAGAACTAACGTATAGCATGACCTGTGCCTCATCGGTATCGCTGCGCGAGATGATGGAGACCTACGGGCAGGATGTATGGAATTATGCTTTTTTCTTAACCCGCAGCCGGGAGCAGGCGAATGATATCAGCCAGGAGGTATTCCTCAAGGCCTACAAGAGCATCGGCAAGTACCGGGGGCAGTCCACTCTGAAAACCTGGCTGCTCACCATTACCCGCAACACCGCGTTCAGCTTAAGGAAGAGCAGCTTCTGGCGGAGGTTCGTTCCGCTGGGCAGCCATCAGGATAAAGGGGGCGTCTTGTCCGCAGAACAAGAGGCTATCGGCAATCAGTACGCGAACCGCATCTGGGAGATCATTATGGAGCTGCCGGACAAGTACCGGGAGGTGCTGGTGCTGGACATTCAGCAGGATCTGTCAGTCGCTGAGCTGTCCGCGCTGCTTGGAATCGCGCAGGGGACGGTCAAATCCAGGCTCGGACGGGCCAGAATGAAAGTGAGAGCAGCGATGAAGGAGGAAGACCAGTGA